A region of the Methanobrevibacter ruminantium M1 genome:
CAGCACCATTGGTTACGTTGATGTATTTAAGGCTTAAAGATTTACCTTCAGCAACAGTAAAGATTCTTCCATCATTGTTAGCATTGATGGAAGTCTTAACATATTTATAATAAGTGTTGTATGAACCTAATATGCTAAGGTCTTTATCGATAACAATTCCATTTTTATAAGCTTCTTTTTCATCTTCAGCTTTAGTGATTTTAGACTCACCAATATATACTGTTCCACCATTTACTAAACCAATAAGATTATTTAATTGAGTGAAAGTGGTAAGACCGGTTTCAGTGGTTCTGCCATGATTATCAATTAAAACATCTCCACAGTCAGTGAATTGATTATTGTCAGCCAAATATAAATAAACTGTTCCATAATTGGTGATAGCAGTTTCACCAGAACCTTGTAAAGTAGCATTTCTTAATGTCAAGGTTTTTCCTTCAGCAACATTGAAGATTTTACCACTATTAGCTTGGATTACTTTACCTTCAGCACCGTAAATGGTTACGGTTTTATCAACATTTAAACCGTCTGCAAAGGTAGTTTCCTCTTCAGCAGTTTTAATAACATTTCCGGTTAATCTGATACCACTTGATCCACTGTCAATAAGTGCTTGTAAATCAGTGAAAGTTAAATCTCCTACAATATAAGGAGCAGTGTTAGCATTAGGAATATCACCATCTGCCACATCTACAGTTACTTGAGTACCGCTTGCTGCTTGAACATCTCTATCTGGATTATTGTAGGTGTTGTTAGTTAAAAGAACATTAGAATTTTGACATGTGTCAATTCTGGTATTTGTGAATGAAGAATCAGAAATTTCCGCATTTTTAACACGTATACCTTCGCCTCTTCCGGCATTGTCATCAAATTCACAATCAGAGATTGTGATTGTTCCTTCATTGTAAATTGCACCGGCAAATCCTCCTCTATTATTAGTTTTTCCATTAAAGGTTTCAGAGTTTGCTGAATTTGCAGTGTTATCAGTGAAAGTACAATCTAAAACCATAGTGTTTTCACAATTGACAGCACCGCCAACTACTCCGGAGTTAGCTTCAAAGTCACATCCAGAGATTAAACCTGGGTTATTTGCATCTTGAACACAGATTGCACCACCGCTTGCGTAGTTAGAATTGGTACTACCAGTTCCTTTAACATTATTGTTTTTGAATGTGGAATCAGATATGGTATAGGAAGTTCCAACTATATCAATAGCTCCACCATTGAATGCAAAGTTGTCTTCAAAGGTAGATCCGCTTACTAATAAATTTGCAGAAGTGCTCTCACCAGAGTAAATTGCACCACCGTAGGAACCACTGTTAGCAATAAAACGAGAGTTGGTTACAGTTAAATCAGCGTTATTACTTGTAACAGCAGCACTACTTAAGTCACCTGTGTAAGTACCAGTTCCTCCTCTGTGAACTATGTTCTTAAGGTTGTTGGTAACATTTGTATCTGTTATGGTTACAGAACCTCCATTGGAGTAAATAGCTGCTCCACCATAGCCATTAACTGTTCTGTCAGTTAAATCGTTACCATCAAATTCACTGGAGGTTACTAATACTTCACCGCCATTATTATAAATACCACCACCAGACTTGACTGCTGTGTTGTCATTAACTTTAGCATTCATTAAAGTTAACTTGCCGGAGTTATAAATAGCTGCACCTTCATCGGCAGCACCGTTTATGAGAGTTACACCCATAATGGTAACGCTAACTCCTTCAGGGATATTGAATATTCTTGCTTGATTATCCCCGTCAATGGTCGCACCGCCACCAATGATTGTTAAGCCATTGGTAAGAGTGATACCATTTTCAAAAGCAGTGTCGGTTGATGGATCATATTTATAATAAGCACCTGACAACATTGAAGGACTGGAAGAGACATCAGCAGCTAATTGTGTAAAAGACAAAGTTTCCCCTTCGTTTACTGCATTTGCACTAAGGGAAGTGGTTTTTGCCTTAGAATCAGCTGAGTCGCCAGTATCATTAACAATTATGTCAGTAGACTCATATGATATATCATCATTTGTTATTGTATTATCAATTGTTTGAACTTCATCTACAGTTGCTGGGGCAACAGCATCATCTGCAGCGACGTCGTCAGCTGCACTTACTGCACCTAAAGCAATGAGAGATATAAGTACAATTGATATCAACATACTTATTTTTTCAAATTTCATAAAAACACTCCAAAAAGCATACCTTTTCAAAGATCAATTTTTCAACAATTAGATACAAGTCTAATTTACCGAGTTTAAAGTTTTTTAAATTGACAATACTATTAAAATAGTTTTAAAAGAGAACTAATAGTTTTTTAAATAAATAATAGCATATATAAACCTTAAAACAAGAATTAAAGATTTATTCCAAGAATAAAATTATCCTAAAAGAAAAAATTTTATAAATTTACTCTAAAAAGAAAAAAAATTCATAAATTTATTCTAAAAAGAATATAAAACTTAAAATCATCTTTAATTTATGAATCAAAGCCCTTTTTAAAAAATATTAAACTTCCTAATTAACCTTCTAGCTCAGAATAAAATTATCAAATTAAATCGCTTAAAAGGCAATAGTCCAAAAAAGATTTTCAAGACCATTGAAAATTAAATTCTAAAAGAATTAAATTAAGCCAATTACTATAATCAACTTAAGTCATAAAAAGCCAAAATAGAATCGACTTTGCTCTTTTCGAATTAAATTAAGCCAATTATTTCAATTAACTTAATTTAAAACTTCAAGAAAAAAAGGAATTTAATTTTAATTATTTTATCTGAAATTACAGTACACCCCTTAAATTTAGTACTTACTAATCATTTTCATATCCTTTGATTGTCTTGAAATATAAAAATATCAATCAATTATTGAACAGATAACTAAATTAATATTCCATATTTAACTTATCATAGATAACGCTCGAAATAATTAATAGTGATTATATATTTAGTCATAATATTATATAAATATTGTTAAATGATATGAATGAAAAGATAAATTTTATTTTAGTTTTTTAAAAATAGTTAGTTAATTGTTTATAAAATCTAAAAAAATTTGAATGATTGTAAAAACTGCCTTATTAATGTAAATCTAAATGTTTATTATAAGTAAAAAAAATATAAATGTTGATTATACATAAAAAAAGAATAAAAATTTTTTATAAAAAAGCACTGAACTTAAATCAAAAAAAACAAGAAAAACTAAAATAAAGACAAATAAAAAAGAATAAAAATTTTTTATAAAAAAAAGCAATATCTTATCATTATAAAGACAATTAAATCTAAAATAATGAAAAATAAAAAATAAATAAAAAAAATAAATCAATTTAGATTAATTAAATATTCAAAACAGGACCTAATCAATCAAAGACTATCACAGAAGTCTTTAATAGCTGATTCAAACTTAAATGCAGCTTCTCCGATGATGAGAATGATATCAGTATCAAGGTTCAATGCCTCCTTAAGTCCTCCTATCACCTGGTCTTCGCTTGCTCCAAGTGTTTTAATGGATTCCTGCTTTAAATCCTCATCTGTCAATACAAAAGTCTTGCAAAGCTCATCTAAAGTATAAACACTATTTAAATGAAGTTCTTCTTGCCTGTTTTCCTTTGTCAACTCAATAAGCTTATCGGCAGCATACCTGCAGTCATGTGAAGCAGGGACAATATAATCCACTTTTCCAATAGCTGAATCAAGTATATCGAAGTCCCCTTCAACCCCTGACTCCGAACTGACTGTAATAACTACACAAGTCTTGTCATATATCTTGGATATGGCATCCAATATGGTCTCGACCCCTGCAGGATTATGGGCATAATCCACCATGATTGTAGTGTCTTCTATTTTATCGATTATCTCCATACGGCCAGCCACACCTTTGAATGTGGACAATCCTTTTTGAATATCCTGATTGGATAGGCCTAAAAACTCTTTTGCAGCGATTATGGCTCCAACTGCATTGTATACATTATGAAGTCCATCAAGTGTCAGCTTAAATTCAAACTCATCGTCTCGAGATGCAAGATTGAAGCTGCGATTCATTAAATCTATATCCTTTGCAATGTAAACAGGCTTTTCATACTTTATTCCACACTGGCATTCATAGAATCCGCTGCCTGAGATGGTTTCATATATCTTAATATCTCTGCCGCACCAGCATGGCTTTGTGTGGATTTTGATAGGGGAAACAGAATCAAATGAGGAATCAAAATCGAATTCATCGATTTCCAACTCAAAATTATCGAATTCATCGATTTCCACCCCAAAGCTAATGGATTTGCCGCTGTAGTTCAACTTATCCAAAAGCCCTACAATGGTAGGATCGTCGCTATTGTAAATCAATAGGCCGTCGTTTTCTTCGATTCCCTCTATAAGCTCACCCTTAACTCTCGCATATTCAAGAAATCCTCTGTCGATATGGGATACCTCATCGTCACCAATATCCAATGAAATTGCGCTTAGACTTTCATCAACGCCGTCCTTATGGTCATCAGGGTCAACCAGGTGGTCGATTGTGATGTTCGTCAAGATTCCATAATTTGGATGGGTCAAATCGATTACAGACTTCAATCCGCCAGGAGTGCCGTCTGTTCCAGTTTCCAAAATAGCCACATCCCCATGAAGCCTTGTCTGAAGTGATGGAATAAATTCGTTGTTTCCCTGCATCCCCTTAAGATTGTGTTCGGCAGGGCTTATTCCATTGGAATATGCAATATGCTTTAAAAGAGTTGTTGTGGTGGTCTTTCCATTAGTGCCGCTAATGCATAAAATAGGTTTGTTTGCCTTGAAAAGCTTAAAAATATCTCCTAAATGAAGAATATCAATCCCCTTCTCTCTTGCAAGCTCTAAAACCTTAGCATCATCACTCATGCTTGGAGGTGGAACTATAAAGTCTATTTGCTTAAAGAATTCATCTGGATGGCCTCCAAAGAATATTTCAATATCATAATCATCAAAGGATGAATAGAATCTGCAATCTTCCTTAGATGAGATGTCTGTACCGATTACCTCATATCCGTTATCCATAATGATACGAGCAACAAGGTTTCCAACTACGCCACATACTCCAATTACGCCAAAGGTCTTGCCCTCTAAGTTAAGACCTTTCAATTCTTCATCAGACATACCAGAGAGCTCTAAACTTTGCAATTTAAACACCTCATAGATAAATAAAAAAAAGAAGTAAATTTAGAATAATAAGTTCAAAACAATGATAAAATAATAATATTTCAAGATTTAAGTTTTTAGATAAACAATAAGTTCAATTATTTAAAATAATTAATTCACAGAAAAAAGAAAAATAAATAGTTTAAAACTAAAAAAAATTAAATTTTTAGATTTAAACTTCATTTGTACTTCTTACAACCTTCCTCAAGGCCTGTAACTATCTTTTCCATAATTCCTTCAGGGTCCTGCATCAATTGAGGTCCAAGGTGAAGAATGGTATCTCCTGGCTTTGAATACTTGATTGCAAGCTCAGCCCCTTCCTGCATGGTTCCAGCTATAACTTTAACTGCATCTGAGTCAACAGCTGCATCCAATAGCTCTTGAGCAGGCTCAAGATCTACCCTTTGATAAACCTCATTAAATCCTGTGGCAACCATGACATTAGCATATTTGCCCATAAGCTTACCGGTTTCCTTCTTATCTCTGTAAGTGGAAGTATCAAAGTTATCCAGAAGCAGAACAAGACTCCTATCTCCTAAAAAGTCAAGAGCGACTGTAATACCTTCAATAAGATATGATGCATCAATATAAACTTCCCTACCATTGTAGTCTCCAATATACTCCATATGGACAGAAAGACCCTTGAAGTTAGCAAGCCCTTCCTTGATTATCTCTACGCTTAATCCATATGCCATTGCTATAGCAGTTGCTGCCACCGCATTCTCATAATAATAGCTCATCATATGGAACTCAGACTGGAAGCTTCCTTTTCTAAGCTCATTTGACTTGTTTCTAAACTTATAGCCAATTTCAATAGCGCCTTTAGCACTGTCTCCAATGAAATTGCATACTTGGCCTTCTCCGATAGCTATCTCTTCAAAGTTTGCTATCTTGTCAAAGAAGAGTGATTTCTTGGATGGGTCATAAGCAGGGAGGTCCTTAACCATTGCGTAAAAGATTGCATCAGGTCTTGCTTCCTTTACGGTGTCCTTGCAGTGAATGCTTGTAATGAAGTTTTCGCTGTTTTTGGCAATGAACATCTTCCTTTGGGTGTATCTTTCCATAGAGCCACCGAACTCTGAAAGGTGCTCCTCATATATGTTTAAGAGTGCTCCAACCTTAAGCTTAAGCTCTGCCATAAGGCCGGCTGTTCCATGAGGAAGCTCAAGAACAGCAATGTCAGACTTTTCAGGAATTCCCTTGATTATTCCGTCTACAATGACTTCGCTTACAAGGTTTTGAGTCATAGATGAGCAGATCCAAACCTGATAACCTGCAGTTCTGAATATTTCAGTCACCATATGGGTGGTACTGGTCTTGCCTACGCTGCCGGTTATTCCGATTATGTCAATGTCAATGAAGCTGTCTGCCAATCTGCCAAAGTCATCATTGGTGAATACGTCTAAATCAGCTTCCTTAATGATCTTATAGGCTGGAGAGTTTTCAGGAACTGTTGGAGAGAGATAGACTGTGTCTATTCCATCAAGACTTGGCTTGAATACTCCTAAGTCCAATTCAACTCCTTCGCTTTCCATAAGCCTTAATGTCTTTTGAACATCCATATGGAAGTCTTCTATGTTCTTGGGATCTGTTATCTTAACCGTGTGGCCAGCATAATTTAATAATCTTGCAACAGGACGACCTGCATTTCCTGCTCCTACAACAATAACATTCATTTTTACACTCCAAATATGCAATAGTTTTAAATTTAGATTATATATAAGGTTAATTTTTTTAAAGAATTTTTATTGAATAAATCTGATAAGTTTTTATAAAATTATGAATAACTTATTAAAAACTTATGGTTTATTAATTTATATGATAATATTTATTATTTTTATATAACTTAAACTTTTTTAAAAAATCAGTCAATTTTAAAGAATTTTAATAAAATTTTGCTTATTAAATTTTGTCTATAGGGGTTTAGTAAAAAACTAATTTTTTTAAGAAAAATCAAATTTTAATTAAAGCTGTTTAAATTAGAAAAAAGTCAAAAATATCAGACATTTTTATAAATAGTTATATATAGTAAACTTAAACTCAAAATAGAACAATTATATTTAAATAAAAGTAATTATAAACTATCTAGCAAGAGTTCAGTTTCATACAACTTTCACACTCTCACATCAATTTTACGAAATGACAACAATTTCACACGACGAAGTCAATTTCACATTTTAATACAACTTTCACACGATGACATCAATTTTACGAAATGACAACAATTTCACACTTTCGTACAACTTTCACACGATGACATCAATTTTACGAAATGACAACAATTTCACACTTTCGTACAACTTTCACACGATGACATCAATTTAACACTATGAAGTCAATTTTACGAAATGAAATCAATTTTGATGTAAAAGTGTTAAAGAAGCAATATAAATACTTTATATTTAATATAAAGACTATTAAATGCTCTAAAAAGCAAAATATTTATATATCTGTTCGTTCATACCTTTAACTACACCCCCAAAAATAGGGATGCCTAGGTGAAATAAAATTTCTTGCAAAAAAATAGGGGAAAAATATAAACGAGCAGATACTATGAAACGACCCAAAAAAATGTACAATCCAGAGGACATGTTTATAAAAAGAAGCAATACATACCTTGGAAGAGTAATGCATAGTTTTCTTAAACTCCCAGGCAGATATGTAAACAGCAGAACAAACCAATATCCTGACTTTTTTGGAAAGGAAAGAAAAACTGATGCAACTATATTAGTTGATTTGGAATTAGAAATGGAAGAATCTGAAGTTCTAGAAAGCTCATATGAAGTTTTTGTAAGTGAAAAGGAAACTGAAGAGATCCCTCAATTAGCAGAATGCCTCCACAATGAAAAAGGAAAAATGATTATCGACATTGAAGATGAAAGTTCAAAAGTAGATAAACAGACTTTAGCAAAAGATTTTGAATATAATTATATCATTCATTATGAATCAGGATTACCAGTTTATTCTGTCATAACAACCCCTATTCCATTAAAAAGATGTAAGACATGTTACATATCTGGAAATACCGTCTTTAAGCCAATTATAAAATCTTATGATGAAATGGATGGTGAAGCTAAATTAAAAGAATTTCAAGAAAAATATGAAAGAGGAGAATATTTTTCTGATTTGGAAGGGTATGAACTAATCAGCATCCCTAGAATGTATGGTGAAAAAGGAAATGAGGTCATTGAAGAAGTTTGCATCCTATTTAATAAAATAAAAATGAAAAATGGAAGAGTGAAAATACAATTAGCAAGATGTTTAGACTGCCTTATAAACAAATATGGCGGAACATTAGAAGAAATAAATCGCTTAGAAGGACTGATAAACATGACAAAACTAATAAATCTAGAAAAAGAATATGAAGATAGACTAAGACAAGAAGGAGAAGAAAAAGGAAGACAAAAAGGAAGACAAGAAGGAAGACTAGAAGGAAAACTAGAACTAGCAAGACAATTTGTTGAAGAACTAGGTGTGGATAAAGTTTCCAAGATTTCTAAAATTGAAAAAAATCTTTTACTATAACTTCCCTCCAAGAAAAAACTCAAATTATCCTTGCTATTTTAACAGTTTAATAAGTTTTAACCAGAAGAGATATTTTTCTGATGTAGAAGGGTATGAACTAATCAGCATCCCTAGAATGTATGGCCAAAAAGGAAATGAAGTCATTGAAGAAGTTTGCATCCTATTTAATAAAATAAAAATGAAAAATGGAAGAGTGAAAATACAATTAGCAAGATGTTTAGACTGCCTTATAAACAAATATGGCGGAACATTAGAAGAAATAAATCGCTTAGAAGGACTGATAAACATGACAAAACTAATAAATCTAGAAAAAGAATATGAAGATAGACTAAGACAAGAAGGAGAAGAAAAAGGAAGACAAGAAGGAAAACTAGAACTAGCAAGGAAACTTGTTAAAGAATATGGTGTAGATGAAGTTGTAAGAATAAGTGGCTTAAGCAAAGAAAAAATATTAAATGAAAAAAATTAGAGAATTAATCCTCTAAAAGGATTAAACCCCTCATTTAGACAAAAACAAAAAAATTAGACTATTCAAAGTCCAATAAATCCTCTATATCATTATAAATTACCCTTAATCCACACATTGAAGGGACATAATTGGCTGCCTTTGCAGAGTTAACTCCAATCACTTCATAGCCCATCTGTTCGATAGGAGCAACTACCATACATGTATCACAGCAGATCTTACCACCTGCCTTTTCAATTGTCTCAAGATAGCCTAAACGTTTAGCAGCCTCTTTAATATTAATTGAAGTGCAGACCCAAAGCTCATTTTTAATTTTTTTACCCTTAACTATCTCAGCAACTTCCTTTACCTCTTCAAGGGAAGCATGCGGACAGCCTAAGCAAACCAAATCTGCATAGCCATCTGCAGTGGATAATTTCTCTCTAGTACTTACTATATCATCCTTAGTGATTGTAATCTTATTCTCCACATCATCAATAGCTGCATTTGCAAATTCCGGAGTGACATCTTCCACATGGTAAAGTGCTACGGCACCACTTGAAGCAAGTGCTGCGCCAAGTGCCTTTAGATTGCCATTGGATACCTCATAAGGTTTGTTTTGCATTTTAAAATAAGGAATTCCATCTTTAACTATCTGACCTACTGCATAGCCTAAAGCGCCAAAGTCGGCTCTCTCAAGCTCTGATTCCACTTCAACAAGAAGATTGGCCTTTCTATTTTCCTCTAAATGGAAGCCATATAAAGGAGTTTTTCCCACAATAGCTGCAGCAAGCGCCCCAGGACCTCCTTCACGATTGGTTCGAGCCCCAATAACAGAATTGACATAAGCCACAGCAGATGATTCAGACCAGGAAACATGATCTCCAAACCTTGGAACATTTCCAATGAGATATGGAGTGCAGGTACAGGTTGTGCTTATTCCTAGAGCTCCATATGCATTGCAGATATCTACTTGCTTTCGAGCAAAATCAGCTGGAAAACCAAAGTCCTCCCAGTTGTCAAGGTCAGTTCCAGCAGGATTAAGTGTAGCAGAGATTGTTGCTATCCCGCTTTTATCGCTGATTGTGCCATTTTCATTATATATGATTTCAGAAGTGCTTGCAAGGTCTTCAAGGTATTCAAGTCCGGCTTGACCTATAGTCTTATAGGACACTCCAGAGACCTGCGCAGACTTAATGTCTACGAACTTCTCGGCACCATAAATGTCTCCTAAAGCAATAAGTATGTCCATGCTTTTTCTAATGGTCTCTCCATATTCTCCATTAGCCATCTTTTCTTCTTCATTAGTTAAAAACATAAAATTCCTCGTGTTTTATGAATAAAATCATAAGTATTTAGTCCAAATAGTTAAAATAAAATGTATTTACTCCTAAGAGTTAAAATTAAGGGTATTTACCCCCAATAATTAAAATTAAGGGCATTTGTACCATATATGTAATAAAATTTTTAGTCCAGCTTTTACGTCTCAAAGGGCCGTTAAAAGTGATTTAGACCACTTCAAAATCAATAATATTAATCTTATTAGAAATCAATTCAGGATTTTCATCAATCGGCTCAGACAATTTAGTAGTTATGTACTTCTTATTGTCATCTGGAAATACTGTAGCAATCTTCAAGTCATCATTATCCATTATGACGCTTGCCAAGAAGTTAGCTCCGCTTGAGATTCCAATTCCTAAACCAAGCTTCTGTGCAATTATCTTTGACATATTGATTGCATCGCAGTCATGTATTAAGACAATATCATCAATTACGTCCTCATCAACGATTCCCGGAATGAAATCATCTCCGATTCCTTCAATAAGGTGACTGCCTTCATCCATACCCATTTTAAGAATGGATAATGTACTTGGCTCCAATGCAAATACTTTAGATTCTGGATTATAATCCTTTAATCTTTTGCCTATTCCCATAAGAGTTCCGCCAGTTCCTATTCCTGAAACAAAGGCATTTACATCTGGAA
Encoded here:
- a CDS encoding Mur ligase family protein; amino-acid sequence: MNVIVVGAGNAGRPVARLLNYAGHTVKITDPKNIEDFHMDVQKTLRLMESEGVELDLGVFKPSLDGIDTVYLSPTVPENSPAYKIIKEADLDVFTNDDFGRLADSFIDIDIIGITGSVGKTSTTHMVTEIFRTAGYQVWICSSMTQNLVSEVIVDGIIKGIPEKSDIAVLELPHGTAGLMAELKLKVGALLNIYEEHLSEFGGSMERYTQRKMFIAKNSENFITSIHCKDTVKEARPDAIFYAMVKDLPAYDPSKKSLFFDKIANFEEIAIGEGQVCNFIGDSAKGAIEIGYKFRNKSNELRKGSFQSEFHMMSYYYENAVAATAIAMAYGLSVEIIKEGLANFKGLSVHMEYIGDYNGREVYIDASYLIEGITVALDFLGDRSLVLLLDNFDTSTYRDKKETGKLMGKYANVMVATGFNEVYQRVDLEPAQELLDAAVDSDAVKVIAGTMQEGAELAIKYSKPGDTILHLGPQLMQDPEGIMEKIVTGLEEGCKKYK
- a CDS encoding aconitase X — its product is MFLTNEEEKMANGEYGETIRKSMDILIALGDIYGAEKFVDIKSAQVSGVSYKTIGQAGLEYLEDLASTSEIIYNENGTISDKSGIATISATLNPAGTDLDNWEDFGFPADFARKQVDICNAYGALGISTTCTCTPYLIGNVPRFGDHVSWSESSAVAYVNSVIGARTNREGGPGALAAAIVGKTPLYGFHLEENRKANLLVEVESELERADFGALGYAVGQIVKDGIPYFKMQNKPYEVSNGNLKALGAALASSGAVALYHVEDVTPEFANAAIDDVENKITITKDDIVSTREKLSTADGYADLVCLGCPHASLEEVKEVAEIVKGKKIKNELWVCTSINIKEAAKRLGYLETIEKAGGKICCDTCMVVAPIEQMGYEVIGVNSAKAANYVPSMCGLRVIYNDIEDLLDFE
- a CDS encoding Mur ligase family protein is translated as MQSLELSGMSDEELKGLNLEGKTFGVIGVCGVVGNLVARIIMDNGYEVIGTDISSKEDCRFYSSFDDYDIEIFFGGHPDEFFKQIDFIVPPPSMSDDAKVLELAREKGIDILHLGDIFKLFKANKPILCISGTNGKTTTTTLLKHIAYSNGISPAEHNLKGMQGNNEFIPSLQTRLHGDVAILETGTDGTPGGLKSVIDLTHPNYGILTNITIDHLVDPDDHKDGVDESLSAISLDIGDDEVSHIDRGFLEYARVKGELIEGIEENDGLLIYNSDDPTIVGLLDKLNYSGKSISFGVEIDEFDNFELEIDEFDFDSSFDSVSPIKIHTKPCWCGRDIKIYETISGSGFYECQCGIKYEKPVYIAKDIDLMNRSFNLASRDDEFEFKLTLDGLHNVYNAVGAIIAAKEFLGLSNQDIQKGLSTFKGVAGRMEIIDKIEDTTIMVDYAHNPAGVETILDAISKIYDKTCVVITVSSESGVEGDFDILDSAIGKVDYIVPASHDCRYAADKLIELTKENRQEELHLNSVYTLDELCKTFVLTDEDLKQESIKTLGASEDQVIGGLKEALNLDTDIILIIGEAAFKFESAIKDFCDSL